DNA sequence from the Brevundimonas sp. NIBR10 genome:
CGCCGTATTTCTCGCCGAACAGGGCGACGGCGCCGGCCTCGATGGCTTCGTCGGGCTTCATCAGCTTCGTTTCGGCGGGCAGGTTCTGGCGGATGACGGCGTTGACCTCGTCCTCCAGGGCGGCGATCTCGGCCTCGGTCAGCGGCGCGTTGTGGCTGAAGTCGAACCGCATCCGCGCGGCGTCGACCATCTGGCCCTTCTGGGCGACGTGGGCACCGAGCACATTGCTCAGGGCCTTGTGCAGCAGGTGGGCCGCCGAGTGGTTGGCGCGGGTGGTCAGGCGAGCATCCGCCGTGGCGCGCAGCTGGACGCGAGCCCCGATGGTCAGGGTTCCGGACGTGATCTCGACCTTGTGGGCATAGAGGTCGCCGCCGGCGTGCTTCAGAACGTCGAGCACCGTGCCCGCGCCCTGCTGGCCCGAGGCGTCCGTCCATTCGATCTCGCCCCGGTCGCCGACCTGGCCGCCGCCTTCGCCGTAGAAGGGGGTCTGGTCGAACAGGACCTCGGCGGTCTGGCCGGGTTCGAGCTGATCGACGGAGGCGCCGTCGGCCACGATGGCCAGGACCTCGCCCGAGCCCTCGACGGCGTCATAGCCGGTAAAGACGGTCGGCCCCAGGCGGTCGCGCAGGGACAGCCATTCGCCGGCCGAGGCCGTCTGGCCCGAGCCCTTCCAGTTGGCCTTGCCGCGGGTCTTCTGCTCTTCCATGGCCGCGTCGAAGGCCTCGGTATCGACGGTGAAGCCACGACGGCGCGCCTCGTCCTGGGTGAGGTCCAGGGGGAAGCCGTAGGTGTCATGCAGGGTGAAGGCCGTCCGGCCCGGGATCACGCCGCCCTCGGACAGCGAGGCCGTGGCCTCGTCCAGCAGGCCCATGCCGCGACCCAGCGTCGTTCGGAATCGGATCTCCTCCTGCTTCAGCGTGTCCTCGATGCTCGCCTGGGCGCGGGCCAGTTCGGGGAAGGCCTCGCCCATCTGATCGACGAGCGTCGGGACCAGGCGGTGCATCAGGGGATCGGCGGCGCCCAGCAGGTGGGCGTGACGCATGGCGCGCCGCATGATCCGGCGCAGGACATAGCCGCGCCCCTCGTTCGACGGGGTCACGCCGTCGGCGATCAGGAAGGACGATGAGCGCAGGTGGTCGGCGATGACGCGGTGGCTGGCGGCGCGATCCCCTTCGGCCTTGGTCGAGGTGGCGTCTTCGGAGGCGGCGATCAGGGTCTGGAACAGGTCGGTGTCGAAGACCGAGTTCTTGCCCTGGAGCACGCTGGTCATCCGCTCCAGCCCCATGCCGGTGTCGACCGAGGGCTTGGGGAGTTTGCGAACGATCTCGTCGTTTTCCTTCTCGAACTGCATGAAGACGTTGTTCCAGATCTCCACATAGCGGTCGCCGTCCTCGTCCGGGCTGCCGGGAGGACCGCCGGGGACGTGGTCGCCGTAGTCCCAGAAGATCTCGGTGCAGGGCCCGCAGGGGCCGTTGTCGCCCATGGCCCAGAAATTGTCCGAGCCCGCGATGCGGATGATCTTGTCGTCGGAAAAGCCGGTGACCTTCTTCCAGATCGCGGCAGCCTCATCGTCGTCGATATAGACGGTAACCAGCAGGCGTTTCGGGTCGAGGCCGTAGTCCTTGGTGACGAGGTTCCACGCGCGGTCGATCGCGTGTTCCTTGAAATAGTCGCCGAAGGAGAAATTCCCCAGCATCTCGAAGAAGGTCAGGTGGCGGGCCGTATAGCCGACGTTGTCGAGGTCGTTGTGCTTGCCGCCCGCGCGGACGCATTTCTGGGAACTGGTGGCGCGCGGATAGGGGGGTGTGGCCGCGCCGGTGAAATAGTCCTTGAACGGCACCATGCCCGCATTGACGAACATCAGCGTCGGATCGTTCTGGGGCACCAGGGGGGCCGAGTGGACCTTGGTGTGTCCATCGGCCGCGAAATAGTCGAGGAAGGTCGAACGGATCTGTTTCAGCGTGGTCATGGCGGGTCTTCTTCGGGGAGGCGGGCGCGGGCGAACCGGCGTCATATAGGGGTTTTGCCCGGCGTGCATCACCCGTGGGGCCGATGAGGCCTTACAAATCCAGATGCAGGAACTGGTTGAAGGCGCTGCGTTCGTAGTCGCTGAAGGCCTCGCCGTCGGTGAAGCCGCGACGGCGATACAGCATCAGGGCGGGGTCGAAGGCGGGGCCGGAGCCGGTCTCGAGGCTGAGGCGGCGGTAGCCCCGAACACGCGCATCTGCGACGATATAGGCTAACAGATGGGCTGCTACTCCGGTTCGCAAATGGTCAGGGTGGGTGCGCATCGATTTCAACTCGCCGGTCCCGTCGCCGTGATCCTTTAGCGCTCCGATGCCCGCGATGTTGTCGCCGCGCCACGCGGTCACGACGGTGACATTCGTGGCCTGTAGGCCCGTCAGGTCGAGGGCTCGCACATGATCTGGTGGCGAGTTGGCGTGCATTCCGGCGAGGTGAAGCGCCAAGAGCGCGCGGGTCTGATTGCTGGACAGGTCATCGACGCGGACTTGCAGATCGTATCGCCAGTCATTTGAAAACGGCGTGTCTCGGCGAGTCGACCAGTCAGGGCGGGCGCACAGCTGGCTGCCCAAAAAACATGCGTGGGTCTGATCGAAAAACAACTCCGCATCGACTTCAAACTGATAGGCGTCATCGAACAGGGTCACACGATCCAGATTTTTCAAACCGAGATCGGCAACCGATGCCTCCAGCGGCCGCCCACGATACCTGAGGCCCCAGTATCGGTTGTCGTCTGTCACGTCGTTGAAATCGCAATAGACCTTCAGCACAGACTCATCTCTTCCGGCATTCCATAAGCGGCTGGATCTTCTGGCCGAAGTCCTCAATGCCCTTTTCGAAGTCGTCGAAGGTGAGGAGGACGCCCGCCGTGCCCGGCACCGTCGCCACCTCGTCCAGCATGCGGGCGATGGAGGCGTAGGAGCCGACCAGGGTGCCCATGTTCAGGTTCACCGCCGCCTTCTCGGCCGCGAGCTGTTTGGTGTTGGTGTCCTCACCGGTGTTGGCGGCGGCCTGGCCGACCAGCCATTTCACGGCCTCCTTGTCGACGCCGTCGCAATAGAGTTCCCACTTGGCCATGGCGGCCTCGTCGGTGTCGTCGGCGATGACCATGAACAGGATGTAGGCGGCGACGTCGCGACCGGTCTTGGCCTTGGCGTCCATCAATCGCTGGCTGACGCTGGCGAAGGCGGTCGGGGTGTTGGTTCCCATGCCGAGCGCGAAGGAATAGTCGGCGTACTGGGCGGTGAAGGCCAGGCCTTCGCCCGACGAGCCGGCGCAGATCAGCTTGGTGTCGGTCGCCCTGGGGCTGACGCGACAGTCGGTCATGGTGAAATAGTCGCCCTTGAAGTTCGAAACCCCGGTGTCGAACAGGTCGCGCAGGATTTGCGCGTATTCAGCCAGGTATTTGTAGCGGTCCTTGTAGTGGCTGTCGCCGGGCCACAGGCCCATCTGGCTGTATTCCGCCTCGGCCCAGCCGGTGACCAGGTTGATGCCGAACCGGCCCGGCGCGATAGAATCGATGGTCGCGGCCATCCGGGCGACGATGGCGGGCGGCATGGTCAGGGTGGCGGCGGTGGCGAAGATCTTGATCCGCTCGGTGACGGCGGCCAGGCCCGCCATCAGGGTGAAGCTTTCGAGGCCGTGCTCCCAGAAATCGGTCTTGCCGCCGAAGCCGCGCAGCTTGATCATCGACAGGGCGAAGTCGAGGCCGTAGCGATCGGCGGCCTGGACCACCTTCTTGTTGAGCTCGAACGACGGCATGTACTGGGGCGAGGTCTCCGAGATCAGCCAGCCGTTGTTGTTGATCGGGATGAAGACGCCGACTTCCATGGAGTGACCTTTCACGCGTCGCCGAGGAGGAAGGCGATCAGACGGGCATTGAAGACATCCGGAACCGTCGCCGTAAAGGCGTGACCGCCGTAACGGACGACATCGAGCGTCGCGTTGGGCAGGCCCTCGGCCAGGCGGCGCGACAGGCGGGGTGGGATCAGCATGTCGTCGGCGGAGGCCGAGACCAGGACGGGGTGGACGATTTCTGACAGCCGGTCGTCGATGTCGAAGGCCAGCAGGGTGCCGATCCGGGCCAGCATGACGTCGGGATGTGGGAAGTTTTCGACATGGTGGGCGTCGCTGATCCTCAGCGCCGCATCGTTCTGGCTGATCCAGTCGGGCGGATAGAGGAACAACGCCTGCGCCTCCACATAGGCGGCGGGACCGAAGGCTTCGAGCAGGTGGGTGCGGGCGGCGAAGCAGCGGGCGACGTGGGGATCCGGCCGTGACCAGCCGTTGACGACGACGAGGCGATCGAGCCGCTCGGGGTGGTCGAGCGCTAACTGCAGCCCGGCGTTGCCGCCCGCTGCGTGGCCGACGAGGTGGGCCCGCGGCGTGTCGGTGGCGTCAAGGACGGTGACTATATCCTCGGCCATCGCGGCAACGGTGTGATCGGGCTTGAGGCTGCGGTCACTGCGGCTGGTGCCGCGATGGTCGTAGAGGATGACGCGGAACCGCTCGGTCAGGGCCTGCATCTGGGGCGACCAGAAGGCGGCCGAACCACCGAGGCCGGCGGACAGGACGACGCTGGGCGCAC
Encoded proteins:
- the alaS gene encoding alanine--tRNA ligase gives rise to the protein MTTLKQIRSTFLDYFAADGHTKVHSAPLVPQNDPTLMFVNAGMVPFKDYFTGAATPPYPRATSSQKCVRAGGKHNDLDNVGYTARHLTFFEMLGNFSFGDYFKEHAIDRAWNLVTKDYGLDPKRLLVTVYIDDDEAAAIWKKVTGFSDDKIIRIAGSDNFWAMGDNGPCGPCTEIFWDYGDHVPGGPPGSPDEDGDRYVEIWNNVFMQFEKENDEIVRKLPKPSVDTGMGLERMTSVLQGKNSVFDTDLFQTLIAASEDATSTKAEGDRAASHRVIADHLRSSSFLIADGVTPSNEGRGYVLRRIMRRAMRHAHLLGAADPLMHRLVPTLVDQMGEAFPELARAQASIEDTLKQEEIRFRTTLGRGMGLLDEATASLSEGGVIPGRTAFTLHDTYGFPLDLTQDEARRRGFTVDTEAFDAAMEEQKTRGKANWKGSGQTASAGEWLSLRDRLGPTVFTGYDAVEGSGEVLAIVADGASVDQLEPGQTAEVLFDQTPFYGEGGGQVGDRGEIEWTDASGQQGAGTVLDVLKHAGGDLYAHKVEITSGTLTIGARVQLRATADARLTTRANHSAAHLLHKALSNVLGAHVAQKGQMVDAARMRFDFSHNAPLTEAEIAALEDEVNAVIRQNLPAETKLMKPDEAIEAGAVALFGEKYGDEVRVLTLGRSLTDAAKPYSVELCGGTHVARTGDIALFKIVSETGIAAGIRRIEALTGEAARQYLEAQAGVARRLAQGFKVQPSDVPARVEALTAERRVLEKQVADLKKQLALGGGSSASAAPEEINGVKLIARILDGVDGKGLRGVAEDFRKQVGSGVVALIGVTDGKAAVTVAATSDVTDRVNSADLARAAVLAMGGQGAGGKADFAQGGAPNGSKAEAGLAAVRAALAG
- a CDS encoding GNAT family N-acetyltransferase, with the translated sequence MLKVYCDFNDVTDDNRYWGLRYRGRPLEASVADLGLKNLDRVTLFDDAYQFEVDAELFFDQTHACFLGSQLCARPDWSTRRDTPFSNDWRYDLQVRVDDLSSNQTRALLALHLAGMHANSPPDHVRALDLTGLQATNVTVVTAWRGDNIAGIGALKDHGDGTGELKSMRTHPDHLRTGVAAHLLAYIVADARVRGYRRLSLETGSGPAFDPALMLYRRRGFTDGEAFSDYERSAFNQFLHLDL
- the rutA gene encoding pyrimidine utilization protein A, whose amino-acid sequence is MEVGVFIPINNNGWLISETSPQYMPSFELNKKVVQAADRYGLDFALSMIKLRGFGGKTDFWEHGLESFTLMAGLAAVTERIKIFATAATLTMPPAIVARMAATIDSIAPGRFGINLVTGWAEAEYSQMGLWPGDSHYKDRYKYLAEYAQILRDLFDTGVSNFKGDYFTMTDCRVSPRATDTKLICAGSSGEGLAFTAQYADYSFALGMGTNTPTAFASVSQRLMDAKAKTGRDVAAYILFMVIADDTDEAAMAKWELYCDGVDKEAVKWLVGQAAANTGEDTNTKQLAAEKAAVNLNMGTLVGSYASIARMLDEVATVPGTAGVLLTFDDFEKGIEDFGQKIQPLMECRKR
- the rutD gene encoding pyrimidine utilization protein D, with the protein product MRSGTADGLFWEVHDAPTGAPSVVLSAGLGGSAAFWSPQMQALTERFRVILYDHRGTSRSDRSLKPDHTVAAMAEDIVTVLDATDTPRAHLVGHAAGGNAGLQLALDHPERLDRLVVVNGWSRPDPHVARCFAARTHLLEAFGPAAYVEAQALFLYPPDWISQNDAALRISDAHHVENFPHPDVMLARIGTLLAFDIDDRLSEIVHPVLVSASADDMLIPPRLSRRLAEGLPNATLDVVRYGGHAFTATVPDVFNARLIAFLLGDA